In a single window of the Methylococcus sp. Mc7 genome:
- a CDS encoding VOC family protein: protein MQIQPYLFFDGRCDEALEFYRSALGAEMIMLMRFKESPEPPQCALPEGGEDKVMHASFRVGDSVILASDGRCGGQPSFQGFALTLTVADENEADRLFAALAEGGQVQMPLAKTFFSPRFGMVIDRFGVCWMVLAECSEPA from the coding sequence ATGCAAATTCAGCCCTATCTGTTTTTCGACGGACGCTGCGACGAGGCGCTCGAGTTTTACCGGTCGGCACTGGGCGCCGAGATGATCATGCTCATGCGTTTCAAGGAGAGTCCAGAGCCGCCGCAATGCGCGCTTCCCGAGGGAGGCGAAGACAAGGTGATGCACGCGAGCTTCCGCGTCGGTGACAGCGTCATTCTGGCATCCGACGGCCGCTGCGGCGGCCAGCCCAGCTTCCAGGGATTTGCGCTGACGCTGACGGTGGCGGACGAAAACGAGGCCGATCGCCTGTTCGCCGCCCTGGCCGAGGGCGGCCAGGTACAGATGCCTCTGGCGAAGACCTTCTTTTCCCCCCGGTTCGGCATGGTCATCGACCGCTTCGGCGTATGCTGGATGGTCCTCGCCGAATGCAGCGAGCCGGCGTAG
- a CDS encoding YciI family protein encodes MRFMIIVKATKDSEAGVMPPENLLAEMAGYHEELQKAGMLLEGSGLQPSAKGWRIRYSGDKRSVVDGQGGHETGFRPPIRSSQYRGIFAGA; translated from the coding sequence ATGCGATTCATGATCATCGTCAAAGCCACGAAGGATTCCGAGGCGGGGGTGATGCCTCCGGAAAATCTCCTTGCCGAAATGGCGGGCTACCACGAGGAACTGCAGAAAGCCGGGATGCTGCTCGAAGGCTCCGGCCTGCAACCGAGCGCGAAAGGCTGGCGCATCCGGTACTCGGGCGACAAGCGCTCGGTGGTCGACGGTCAGGGTGGTCATGAAACGGGATTCCGCCCGCCCATTCGCAGTTCACAATATCGTGGAATTTTCGCCGGAGCCTGA
- the queG gene encoding tRNA epoxyqueuosine(34) reductase QueG has product MCQGWFLSASHADVPFPGFTALKERIREWGRAQGFQQVGFAGVDLGGHEARLLEWLAAGFHGEMDYMARHGLKRSRPAELEPGTLSVISVRMDYLPEPVRDMKEALADPAAAYVSRYALGRDYHKLMRRRLQRLAETIARHAGPFGYRVYTDSAPVLEKALAENAGLGWIGKHTNLINREAGSWFFLGEIYTDLPLPPDRPATNHCGQCRACIDVCPTQAIVAPYRLDARRCVSYLTIELKGSIPEALRPGIGNRIYGCDDCQMVCPWNRFARMTGEADFLPRRGLDRALLLEFFAWDEAEFLRRTEGSAIRRIGHERWLRNVAVAIGNAPPHPDLADALRQRLDDASALVREHVAWALERQTKPGSALFTGAGGAVSLQR; this is encoded by the coding sequence ATGTGTCAAGGGTGGTTTCTTTCAGCATCCCATGCCGATGTCCCATTCCCCGGTTTCACGGCGCTGAAGGAACGCATCCGCGAATGGGGCAGGGCGCAGGGCTTTCAGCAAGTGGGCTTCGCAGGCGTCGACCTGGGCGGACACGAAGCCCGGTTGCTCGAATGGCTGGCGGCGGGTTTTCATGGCGAAATGGACTACATGGCCCGGCACGGGCTGAAGCGCAGCCGTCCCGCGGAGCTGGAGCCCGGCACGCTGTCGGTCATCAGCGTGCGGATGGACTATCTGCCCGAACCCGTGCGCGACATGAAAGAGGCGCTGGCGGACCCGGCCGCCGCCTACGTGTCGCGTTACGCGCTGGGGCGGGATTACCACAAGCTCATGCGCCGCCGTCTGCAGAGGCTGGCGGAGACCATCGCCCGGCACGCCGGGCCGTTCGGCTACCGGGTCTATACCGACAGCGCGCCGGTGCTGGAAAAGGCGCTGGCGGAGAACGCCGGACTCGGCTGGATCGGCAAGCACACCAATCTCATCAACCGCGAGGCCGGGTCCTGGTTCTTCCTCGGCGAAATCTACACGGACCTGCCGCTGCCTCCGGACCGGCCGGCCACCAATCACTGCGGCCAATGCCGGGCCTGCATCGACGTCTGTCCGACCCAGGCGATCGTCGCCCCCTACCGGCTCGACGCCCGCCGTTGCGTCTCCTACCTCACCATCGAACTCAAGGGATCGATTCCGGAGGCGCTGCGCCCCGGCATCGGCAACCGCATCTACGGCTGCGACGACTGCCAGATGGTCTGTCCGTGGAACCGCTTCGCGCGGATGACGGGGGAAGCCGACTTTCTGCCGCGGCGGGGCCTCGACCGTGCCTTGCTGCTGGAGTTCTTCGCCTGGGACGAGGCCGAATTCCTGCGCCGCACGGAAGGGTCGGCCATTCGCCGCATCGGCCATGAGCGCTGGCTGCGCAACGTGGCGGTGGCCATCGGCAACGCGCCGCCCCATCCGGACCTGGCGGATGCCTTGCGGCAGCGGCTCGACGATGCATCCGCGTTGGTGCGCGAGCACGTCGCGTGGGCCTTGGAGCGGCAAACGAAGCCAGGCTCGGCCTTGTTCACAGGTGCCGGCGGGGCTGTGTCACTTCAGCGGTAG